The following proteins are encoded in a genomic region of Nocardioides renjunii:
- a CDS encoding aldehyde dehydrogenase family protein — protein sequence MSTLINPTTGAELDSSPASASLEEADAVIERAHDAFPGWRDVAPGERARLLRAFAAVVDEHLEELAQLEVLNAGHTVGNARWEAGNVRDCLNYYSAAPERLFGRQIPVAGGTDVTFHEPLGVVGIIVPWNFPMPIAAWGFAPALAAGNTVVLKPAELTPLTAIRIGELALEAGLPPGVLNVVPGRGSVVGERFVTHPLVRKVCFTGSTAVGKKIMAGCADQVKRVTLELGGKSANIIFADTDVAAAAASAPYAVFDNAGQDCCARSRILVQRSAYDEFVGRLETAVRALRVLDPADEQSEMGPLVSAAQRDTVQAYVDGATVAFTGTAPDGPGWWLPPTVVESRDTSEPVWREEVFGPVVAVRAFDDEDEAVALANDTDYGLSGSIFTSDVGRALRVARRVEAGNLSVNSHSSVRYWTPFGGYKQSGLGRELGPDAPNAFTEEKNVFIAH from the coding sequence ATGAGCACCCTGATCAACCCGACGACCGGCGCGGAGCTCGACTCCTCGCCGGCCTCGGCCTCCCTCGAGGAGGCCGACGCCGTCATCGAGCGGGCGCACGATGCCTTCCCCGGCTGGCGCGACGTCGCGCCGGGCGAGCGCGCACGGCTCCTGCGCGCCTTCGCCGCCGTGGTGGACGAGCACCTCGAGGAGCTCGCGCAGCTGGAGGTCCTCAACGCCGGGCACACCGTGGGCAACGCGCGGTGGGAGGCCGGCAACGTCCGGGACTGCCTGAACTACTACTCCGCGGCGCCCGAGCGGCTCTTCGGTCGGCAGATCCCCGTCGCCGGAGGCACGGACGTCACCTTCCACGAGCCCCTCGGCGTCGTCGGCATCATCGTGCCGTGGAACTTCCCGATGCCGATCGCGGCCTGGGGCTTTGCCCCCGCGCTGGCGGCCGGCAACACGGTGGTCCTCAAGCCCGCCGAGCTCACGCCTCTCACCGCGATCCGCATCGGTGAGCTGGCACTGGAGGCGGGCCTGCCCCCGGGCGTCCTCAACGTCGTCCCGGGCAGGGGCTCGGTCGTCGGCGAGCGCTTCGTCACCCACCCGCTGGTGCGCAAGGTCTGCTTCACCGGGTCCACCGCCGTGGGCAAGAAGATCATGGCCGGCTGCGCCGACCAGGTGAAGCGGGTGACCCTCGAGCTCGGCGGCAAGAGCGCCAACATCATCTTCGCCGACACCGACGTCGCCGCCGCGGCGGCCAGCGCGCCCTACGCCGTGTTCGACAACGCGGGACAGGACTGCTGCGCGCGCTCGCGGATCCTCGTGCAGCGCTCGGCCTACGACGAGTTCGTCGGTCGCCTCGAGACCGCGGTCCGAGCACTGAGGGTGCTCGACCCCGCCGACGAGCAGAGCGAGATGGGTCCCCTGGTCTCCGCCGCCCAGCGCGACACCGTCCAGGCCTACGTCGACGGCGCCACCGTCGCGTTCACGGGGACCGCCCCGGACGGTCCGGGCTGGTGGCTGCCGCCGACGGTGGTCGAGTCGCGCGACACGAGCGAGCCGGTGTGGCGCGAGGAGGTCTTCGGCCCCGTGGTCGCGGTGAGGGCGTTCGACGACGAGGACGAGGCCGTGGCGCTGGCCAACGACACCGACTACGGCCTCTCCGGCTCGATCTTCACCTCCGACGTCGGCCGCGCCCTGCGCGTGGCGCGCCGCGTCGAGGCCGGCAACCTCTCGGTCAACAGCCACTCCTCGGTGCGCTACTGGACGCCGTTCGGCGGCTACAAGCAGTCCGGCCTCGGCCGCGAGCTCGGACCGGACGCGCCGAACGCGTTCACCGAGGAGAAGAACGTCTTCATCGCCCACTGA
- a CDS encoding RNA polymerase factor sigma-54 — translation MTPRLAARPGLRVLSYLALLPAGAVELDAAVDRAVAENPLLERRSWRPCPTCGLATTGERCTVCSTARWSAEPEATSDWRADLLRDAVTELPDTWRPVLEEVVASLDDHGLLPDPPPVPAETLAAVVAGLRRAGPPGIAATSPIDCVRVQAAALVESGSVDPLVGEIAERWLPEVAEERFADVAEAAGATEQAVAAAVAVLRGRTRPFVSLPGGAARSAPTDVVFTQPDRPGPVVAHVAGPDSAGIEVVTDVLADTDEARAWLAPHREAAARLVAQVAARGRMLQRVADEVALRQQGFIVAGPEEHRPLLRRDVAAALSVHPSTVGRVVGGKLARCPDGRVVPLADFFGASPSTAVRVAAARAEHPGATDQQVADLLSRDGAAISRRTVAKYRARAANPASPRP, via the coding sequence ATGACACCTCGGCTGGCCGCGCGGCCGGGGCTGCGCGTGCTGTCCTACCTCGCCCTGCTGCCGGCCGGCGCCGTCGAGCTCGACGCCGCCGTGGACCGGGCGGTGGCGGAGAACCCGCTCCTCGAACGCCGCTCCTGGCGGCCGTGCCCGACCTGCGGACTGGCGACCACCGGCGAGCGCTGCACGGTCTGCTCGACGGCTCGCTGGAGCGCCGAGCCGGAGGCGACGTCGGACTGGCGCGCGGACCTGCTGCGCGACGCGGTCACCGAGCTGCCGGACACGTGGCGTCCGGTGCTCGAGGAGGTGGTGGCCTCGCTCGACGACCACGGGCTCCTGCCCGACCCGCCGCCGGTGCCCGCGGAGACGCTCGCGGCCGTCGTCGCCGGCCTGCGCCGGGCGGGTCCGCCGGGCATCGCCGCCACGTCGCCGATCGACTGCGTCCGCGTCCAGGCGGCCGCGCTGGTCGAGTCGGGATCCGTGGATCCCCTGGTCGGCGAGATCGCCGAGCGGTGGCTGCCGGAGGTCGCCGAGGAGCGCTTCGCGGACGTCGCCGAGGCGGCGGGAGCCACGGAACAGGCGGTGGCCGCGGCGGTCGCCGTGCTCCGTGGGCGCACCCGCCCGTTCGTGTCGCTCCCGGGCGGTGCGGCCCGCAGCGCGCCCACGGACGTGGTCTTCACGCAGCCGGACCGCCCCGGTCCGGTGGTCGCCCACGTCGCGGGTCCCGACTCGGCGGGGATCGAGGTGGTGACCGACGTCCTCGCCGACACCGACGAGGCCCGCGCCTGGCTCGCGCCCCACCGCGAGGCGGCGGCCAGGCTGGTCGCCCAGGTCGCCGCCCGGGGCCGGATGCTCCAACGCGTCGCCGACGAGGTGGCGCTGCGCCAGCAGGGGTTCATCGTGGCCGGACCGGAGGAGCACCGGCCCCTGCTGCGGCGGGACGTGGCAGCCGCTCTCTCGGTCCATCCCTCGACCGTCGGTCGCGTCGTCGGCGGCAAGCTGGCCCGGTGTCCGGACGGGCGCGTCGTCCCGCTCGCGGACTTCTTCGGCGCCAGCCCCTCCACGGCGGTGCGGGTCGCCGCGGCACGGGCCGAGCACCCCGGAGCCACCGACCAGCAGGTGGCCGACCTGCTGTCCCGCGACGGGGCGGCGATCTCCCGGCGCACCGTCGCGAAGTACCGCGCCCGGGCCGCGAACCCCGCTTCGCCCCGACCCTGA
- a CDS encoding glutamine synthetase family protein, with translation MSTRNDRHLTMEGLCQRIDAGEVDTVVLAFTDMQGRLQGKRLHGQYFVDHVVGHGTEGCNYLLAVDVDMNTVDGYAMTSWEQGYGDMEFVMDERTIRLLPWLPATAMVQCDLEWADHRPVAASPRAILQAQLDRLAERGLVAMAGTELELVVYEDTYEEAWRKGYRDLVPANQYNVDYSILGTSRVEPLLRDIRNHMYAAGMDVEGAKGECNLGQHEIGFLFNDALTTADNHVVYKNGAKEIAALHGKSVTFMAKPNQREGSSCHIHLSLRGEDGDLVFWDEDTGARTPLYDRFIAGVLATAADFTLFFAPNINSYKRFADGSFAPTTIGWGTDNRTCAVRLVGRGAGARMENRIPGADANPYLALAAMIAGGLHGIDEELELEPELTGNAYASDKPRVPHTMAGARELFHSSAVVREALGDEVVDHYANMADVEMAAYDAAVTDWELARGFERL, from the coding sequence GTGAGCACCCGCAACGACCGCCACCTCACCATGGAGGGACTGTGCCAGCGCATCGACGCCGGCGAGGTCGACACCGTGGTCCTCGCCTTCACCGACATGCAGGGACGGCTGCAGGGCAAGCGCCTGCACGGGCAGTACTTCGTCGACCACGTCGTCGGCCACGGCACCGAGGGCTGCAACTACCTGCTGGCGGTCGACGTCGACATGAACACCGTCGACGGCTACGCCATGACGTCGTGGGAGCAGGGCTACGGCGACATGGAGTTCGTCATGGACGAGCGGACGATCCGCCTGCTGCCGTGGCTGCCGGCCACGGCGATGGTGCAGTGCGACCTCGAGTGGGCCGACCACCGCCCGGTCGCCGCCAGCCCCCGGGCGATCCTCCAGGCCCAGCTCGACCGCCTCGCCGAGCGCGGCCTCGTCGCGATGGCCGGCACGGAGCTGGAGCTCGTCGTCTACGAGGACACCTACGAGGAGGCCTGGCGCAAGGGCTACCGCGACCTCGTGCCCGCCAACCAGTACAACGTCGACTACTCCATCCTCGGCACCTCACGGGTGGAGCCGCTGCTGCGCGACATCCGCAACCACATGTACGCCGCGGGCATGGACGTCGAGGGCGCCAAGGGCGAGTGCAACCTCGGGCAGCACGAGATCGGGTTCCTCTTCAACGACGCCCTCACCACGGCCGACAACCACGTGGTCTACAAGAACGGCGCCAAGGAGATCGCCGCGCTGCACGGCAAGTCGGTGACCTTCATGGCCAAGCCCAACCAGCGCGAGGGCAGCTCGTGCCACATCCACCTGTCGCTGCGGGGCGAGGACGGCGACCTCGTCTTCTGGGACGAGGACACCGGCGCGCGCACGCCGCTCTACGACCGCTTCATCGCCGGGGTGCTGGCGACGGCGGCCGACTTCACGTTGTTCTTCGCGCCCAACATCAACTCCTACAAGCGGTTCGCCGACGGGTCCTTCGCCCCCACCACGATCGGCTGGGGCACGGACAACCGCACCTGCGCCGTACGGCTGGTCGGCCGCGGCGCCGGGGCCCGGATGGAGAACCGCATCCCCGGCGCCGACGCCAACCCCTACCTCGCGCTCGCCGCGATGATCGCCGGCGGGCTGCACGGCATCGACGAGGAGCTCGAGCTGGAGCCGGAGCTGACCGGCAACGCGTACGCCTCGGACAAGCCGCGCGTGCCCCACACGATGGCCGGGGCCCGCGAGCTGTTCCACTCCTCCGCGGTCGTGCGCGAGGCGCTGGGCGACGAGGTCGTGGACCACTACGCCAACATGGCCGACGTCGAGATGGCGGCCTACGACGCGGCGGTCACCGACTGGGAGCTCGCCCGTGGGTTCGAGCGGCTCTGA
- a CDS encoding 3-oxoacyl-ACP reductase: MAGRIEGRTAVVTGGCSGIGLATVRRFVEEGARVVIGDIDDATGESLVAELGGPDVATYVHVDVTSKDEVDALFRTAQDTYGSVDIAFNNAGISPPEDDSILDTDLEAWRRVQEVNLTSVYLCCKAALPYMLEQGRGSIINTASFVAVMGAATSQISYSASKGGVLSMSRELGVQFARQGVRVNALCPGPVNTPLLKELFASDAERAARRLVHVPMGRFGEPEEMANAVLFLASDESSFMTANTFLVDGGISGAYVTPL, encoded by the coding sequence ATGGCAGGACGCATCGAGGGCCGTACGGCGGTCGTCACCGGCGGTTGCAGCGGCATCGGGCTCGCGACCGTGCGCCGCTTCGTCGAGGAGGGCGCGCGGGTCGTGATCGGCGACATCGACGACGCCACCGGCGAGTCGCTGGTGGCGGAGCTCGGCGGCCCCGACGTGGCGACGTACGTCCACGTCGACGTGACGTCCAAGGACGAGGTGGACGCGCTTTTCCGCACTGCCCAGGACACCTACGGATCGGTCGACATCGCGTTCAACAACGCCGGCATCTCGCCGCCCGAGGACGACTCGATCCTCGACACCGACCTCGAGGCCTGGCGCCGAGTGCAGGAGGTCAACCTCACCAGCGTCTACCTGTGCTGCAAGGCAGCGCTGCCCTACATGCTCGAGCAGGGCCGCGGCTCGATCATCAACACGGCCTCGTTCGTGGCCGTGATGGGCGCGGCGACCTCGCAGATCTCCTACTCCGCGTCGAAGGGCGGCGTGCTGTCGATGTCGCGCGAGCTCGGGGTGCAGTTCGCCCGCCAGGGCGTGCGGGTCAACGCCCTGTGCCCCGGACCGGTGAACACCCCGCTGCTCAAGGAGCTGTTCGCCAGCGACGCCGAGCGCGCGGCCCGGCGGCTGGTCCACGTGCCGATGGGCCGGTTCGGCGAGCCCGAGGAGATGGCCAACGCCGTGCTCTTCCTCGCCTCCGACGAGTCGAGCTTCATGACCGCCAACACCTTCCTCGTCGACGGCGGCATCTCCGGCGCCTACGTCACGCCGCTGTGA
- a CDS encoding FadR/GntR family transcriptional regulator: MTAQPHEHLTDAVLRPVRGHHAFEGCVEQLATAIRLGVYPVGSLLPPERELAERLAVSRATLREAIAALRQAGLVETRRGRGGGSTVTSQARARFRGGLSRLSAATKSEWLDALEFRRVVEPGAAHLAASHALADTDRDRLAATEAAVHDASGKRAHRQADSRLHLTIAALSGSARLQEAVTSVQSTLDSMLGAIPSLEPNIGHSHRQHRLICTAILGGRPDRARTVMEDHCDDTAALLRGLLV; encoded by the coding sequence ATGACGGCCCAGCCCCACGAGCACCTCACGGACGCGGTGCTCCGGCCGGTGCGCGGCCACCACGCCTTCGAGGGATGCGTGGAGCAGCTGGCGACCGCGATCCGCCTCGGGGTCTACCCCGTCGGCAGTCTCCTCCCGCCCGAGCGCGAGCTCGCCGAGCGGCTCGCCGTGAGCCGGGCCACCCTGCGCGAGGCGATCGCCGCCCTGCGACAGGCGGGGCTGGTCGAGACCAGGCGCGGCCGCGGTGGCGGGTCCACCGTCACGTCGCAGGCCCGCGCCCGGTTCCGCGGCGGGTTGTCGCGGCTGTCCGCCGCCACGAAGTCGGAGTGGCTCGACGCGCTCGAGTTCCGGCGGGTCGTCGAGCCCGGAGCCGCCCACCTCGCCGCGAGCCACGCGCTCGCCGATACCGACCGCGACCGCCTCGCCGCCACGGAGGCCGCCGTCCACGACGCGTCCGGCAAGCGCGCGCACCGGCAGGCCGACTCGCGGCTGCACCTGACCATCGCCGCGCTCAGCGGCTCGGCGCGGCTGCAGGAGGCAGTCACCTCGGTGCAGTCCACCCTCGACTCCATGCTGGGGGCGATCCCCTCGCTCGAGCCCAACATCGGCCACTCGCACCGCCAGCACCGCCTGATCTGCACGGCCATCCTCGGTGGGCGCCCCGACCGGGCCCGCACGGTGATGGAGGACCACTGCGACGACACGGCGGCGCTGCTGCGCGGCCTGCTCGTCTGA
- a CDS encoding gamma-glutamyl-gamma-aminobutyrate hydrolase family protein: protein MDAPLIGLTTYRQRAAWGVWDARADLLPTEYAASVEAAGGVPLLLPPVAAPGAAARVVARIDALVVSGGADVDPAAYGAEPHPETAAWQPDRDEWELSLLTAAAEVGLPVLGICRGMQLMAVHAGGTLDQHTPDLVGHAQHSPGGDAYGSIEVRTAEGSRLAGLVGATAEVSCHHHQSVATHPGFTAVARAEDGTLEAMEATGDRYCLAVQWHPETRLEIGLMAGLVAAAREHAAS, encoded by the coding sequence GTGGACGCACCGCTCATCGGCCTGACGACCTACCGCCAGCGGGCGGCCTGGGGCGTCTGGGACGCGCGCGCCGACCTCCTGCCCACGGAGTACGCCGCCTCGGTCGAGGCGGCGGGCGGCGTGCCGCTGCTCCTGCCGCCCGTCGCCGCGCCGGGCGCCGCGGCGCGGGTGGTGGCCCGCATCGACGCCCTCGTCGTGTCCGGCGGAGCCGACGTCGACCCCGCGGCATACGGGGCTGAGCCCCACCCGGAGACGGCGGCGTGGCAGCCAGACCGGGACGAGTGGGAGCTCTCCCTGCTGACGGCGGCCGCCGAGGTGGGCCTCCCGGTCCTCGGCATCTGCCGGGGCATGCAGCTGATGGCCGTGCACGCCGGCGGCACGCTCGACCAGCACACGCCCGACCTCGTCGGGCACGCGCAGCACTCCCCCGGCGGCGACGCCTACGGATCGATCGAGGTGCGCACGGCGGAGGGGTCGCGGCTCGCCGGCCTGGTCGGGGCGACGGCCGAGGTCAGCTGCCACCACCACCAGTCCGTGGCCACCCACCCGGGCTTCACGGCCGTCGCGCGCGCCGAGGACGGCACGCTCGAGGCGATGGAGGCCACCGGCGACCGCTACTGCCTCGCCGTGCAGTGGCACCCGGAGACGCGGCTCGAGATCGGCCTGATGGCCGGGCTGGTGGCCGCCGCGCGGGAGCACGCGGCGTCCTGA
- a CDS encoding amino acid permease: MSAAETAGSAGESSRERELTDDEKHLAKLGYSQELSRSWSSFSNFAISFSIISILAGCFTTFGQAWNNGGPIAISWGWPIISAFILIIGFTLSELVSAYPTSGGIYWWAAKLGGPAAGFFTGWLNLIGLLAVTASVAYGAATFLDLTISTISTSWADGYSLTRVFLIFVAILALASVLNIFSGHLLAVINNISVWWHVAGAAIVILVLIIVPPTHQSLDFVFTERINNSGFSSGAYWFLVLPLGFLLTQYTITGFDASAHLSEETQGAAEGAAKGIWRSIFYSAIGGYVLLLAFLFAVQDPQGVSDGFGAVDVIFGQALPDGWHFLILLISTAGQLFCTTACLTSASRMTFAFSRDGAIPGSRWLSTVNKTTKIPANAVMFVAVIGAIITLPALKSIGGVPVAFYAVVSVAVIGLYLSFLIPIYLRWRIGDAFEAGTWTNGAKYKWMNLVAVVEIAIISVYFVLPFTPAGVPFSDEFAWSSVNYAPVLTIGTLIVLAIWWNVSAKRWFTGPKNTIDDAVVHAFDD, from the coding sequence ATGTCCGCTGCAGAGACCGCTGGATCCGCTGGAGAGTCCTCGCGCGAACGCGAGCTGACCGATGACGAGAAGCACCTCGCGAAGCTGGGGTACTCGCAGGAGCTGAGCCGCAGCTGGTCGAGCTTCTCCAACTTCGCCATCTCGTTCTCGATCATCTCGATCCTGGCCGGCTGCTTCACCACCTTCGGGCAGGCCTGGAACAACGGCGGGCCCATCGCCATCTCGTGGGGCTGGCCGATCATCTCGGCGTTCATCCTCATCATCGGCTTCACCCTCAGCGAGCTCGTGTCGGCCTATCCCACGTCCGGCGGCATCTACTGGTGGGCCGCCAAGCTCGGTGGTCCGGCCGCCGGCTTCTTCACCGGGTGGCTCAACCTCATCGGGCTGCTCGCGGTGACGGCCAGCGTCGCCTACGGCGCGGCCACCTTCCTCGACCTGACGATCAGCACGATCAGCACGAGCTGGGCCGACGGCTACTCGCTCACCCGGGTCTTCCTGATCTTCGTCGCCATCCTCGCCCTGGCGTCGGTGCTCAACATCTTCAGCGGCCACCTGCTCGCCGTCATCAACAACATCTCGGTGTGGTGGCACGTCGCCGGCGCGGCGATCGTCATCCTGGTGCTGATCATCGTGCCGCCCACGCACCAGAGCCTCGACTTCGTCTTCACCGAGCGGATCAACAACTCCGGCTTCAGCAGCGGCGCCTACTGGTTCCTCGTGCTGCCCCTCGGCTTCCTGCTCACGCAGTACACGATCACCGGCTTCGACGCCTCGGCCCACCTCTCCGAGGAGACCCAGGGCGCGGCCGAGGGCGCCGCCAAGGGCATCTGGCGCTCGATCTTCTACTCCGCCATCGGCGGCTACGTCCTCCTGCTGGCGTTCCTCTTCGCCGTCCAGGACCCGCAGGGGGTGAGCGACGGCTTCGGTGCCGTGGACGTCATCTTCGGCCAGGCTCTGCCCGACGGCTGGCACTTCCTCATCCTGCTCATCTCGACCGCCGGCCAGCTGTTCTGCACCACGGCGTGCCTGACCAGCGCCTCACGGATGACGTTCGCGTTCAGCCGCGACGGCGCGATCCCGGGATCGCGGTGGCTCTCCACGGTCAACAAGACGACCAAGATCCCGGCCAACGCGGTCATGTTCGTGGCGGTCATCGGCGCGATCATCACCCTCCCCGCGCTGAAGAGCATCGGTGGCGTGCCGGTCGCGTTCTACGCCGTCGTCTCCGTCGCGGTCATCGGGCTCTACCTGTCGTTCCTGATCCCGATCTACCTGCGCTGGCGCATCGGCGACGCCTTCGAGGCGGGCACCTGGACCAACGGCGCGAAGTACAAGTGGATGAACCTCGTGGCGGTGGTCGAGATCGCGATCATCTCGGTCTACTTCGTGCTGCCGTTCACCCCGGCCGGCGTGCCGTTCAGCGACGAGTTCGCCTGGAGCAGCGTCAACTACGCGCCGGTCCTCACCATCGGCACGCTCATCGTGCTGGCGATCTGGTGGAACGTCTCGGCCAAGCGCTGGTTCACCGGCCCGAAGAACACGATCGACGACGCCGTCGTCCACGCCTTCGACGACTGA